A portion of the Canis aureus isolate CA01 chromosome 32, VMU_Caureus_v.1.0, whole genome shotgun sequence genome contains these proteins:
- the NOP10 gene encoding H/ACA ribonucleoprotein complex subunit 3 has protein sequence MFLQYYLNEQGDRVYTLKKLDPMGQQTCSAHPARFSPDDKYSRHRITVKKRFKVLMTSRAPCSEAP, from the exons ATGTTTCTCCAGTATTACCTCAACGAGCAGGGAGACCGGGTCTATACGCTTAAG AAGCTTGACCCTATGGGACAGCAGACCTGTTCAGCGCATCCCGCTCGCTTCTCCCCAGATGACAAGTACTCCCGTCACCGAATCACCGTCAAGAAACGCTTCAAGGTGCTGATGACCAGCCGCGCCCCGTGCTCTGAGGCCCCTTAG